GAAGAGCGCTGGGTTCGCATGCGCTCAGCCAACAAGATCACCAACGAGGAGGAAGGCCCAGGGGCAGAAGGCGAGATTGGCTACGGAACAGGTCTTCTCGCCTACAACGTGTTTGTGGTCACCGGTCCGTCCAGGTCCCACGCTCCACTACAATTCACACTCACCTCGATCTAGATTCGTTTGACGTCTTTGAGCGTCAATATCCCCATCTCGTGGCCGTCAATCTCAAGGGGCGTGACTTGAATCGCATCGATTTTTTCGCCCGCGAAAAAGAGGAAATGCGTGACCTCACCAAGGCCAGCGAAATCGCAGAGGGTGTTTGGGTACGTAGTCCTGCCTTTGTTCTACCTTGCAACCTCGTTCTGATCTCGATTATCCCCAGCTTGGAAACACCCAAGATGTACCGATACCCCCTATGTATGCTCACGATCCCAACACCTGGCCAGTCCCCTACCCTGATCCGTTTGATTCGACTGGCAACCCTGATGGCTATGATATTTGCATCGAGTGCCACGAACAGGCTGGCTTTGTCACCCCTGCCCAGCTCCATCAAGCCGAGCAGCATCTCACCAACCTCGATGCTTGCTGGGAAGAGCGTGTACGCGGTGTCACAGGTGCTGGCGACAATGCTGCTTTTGGCGTTTTTGGCGCCTCACCCTCGTCCACCCCTATCCCTCATCGCCCACCACCAAATCCTTCGTCGATCATCCACATGGCCTTCCCAGCCTCACCGACGTGCTCTCAAGCAACCATAGCCCAGCTTTTGCCGTTTATCGCATTCCTCCAACGTGTGGCCCATGCCCAGCCTCGTCCCGCCAAGATCCTCATCCATTCCGGAGATGGGTACACCGAATCCAGCGTCCTCGCGCTATGCTACATTATGCTCGAACGCCAAATCAGTCTCCCAGAAGCTTATCTCGACCTGCAATGCACCCGCGATCGAAGCTTTTTCGTCTACCCGTCTGATGTCGGCGTCTTGCGCCGCGTCGAAGCCCGACTGGGTCTCGAAGGCCGAAGCGATCGTGAAGAAGGTAGCGCCGCCGGCCGCTGGAGGTGGGGAAGCGCCGGCACATGGCGCAGCGGAAGCATAAGTTCCTCTTCGAGCGCGAATAGCTTTTTCGGCCAACGCGAGCGGTCTGGCTCTCGCGGGTCTACGCCGGACGTCACTCCGGTCGCCGCCTCGACCCCACGCAAGACCCGCGCGCGCGCCTCGACGAGCCCGCTGTTGCCTGCAATTGTTGACCACCAAACGTGGTTCAACGATGCGCGGTTCGATGGCTCGTTCCCGTCCCGGGTCTTGCCGTTTTTGTACCTCGGGAATCTGGCCCACGCAGGCAACGTCCATATGCTCCACGCGCTGGGGATCACTCACGTCGTGTCTGTCGGCGAATGCGCGCTCGTGCCCGGCCAAGCTGGCGGTCTGTGGACCGAAGAGCGTGAAGGCCGGATCAGCGTGCTCGACATCAAGGGCGTATGCGATGATGGGATCGATTCGCTTCGTACCGAAATCGGACCGGTGGTCGAGTGGATCGACAGAGCTCGGGCAAGTGGAGGGAGCGTCTTGGTCCATTGTCGTGTGGGCGTGAGCCGGAGC
The nucleotide sequence above comes from Rhizoctonia solani chromosome 3, complete sequence. Encoded proteins:
- a CDS encoding Dual specificity phosphatase, catalytic domain — its product is MTPSPAPSPSPVAAAPSHGLVYPSEFLGSLPVVGVARPAPHASVRALTAAQYAELAHAHSLADPDDSVLFPFLHGVEGDNQPQNMFFATASGASRGRGSQHLGPPDIPRYRGLTTILCDDNNDDDDEPRLTDSSSDDDDDAWYDQSDSDSDSAEPHEDDRDETMRMADINIADPNASAPASYRESFAPIDTSAKVDTVSNDVIAVRSSRVDSVSGPPSPVSVASTSLESTSTAPTSVVVPSQKNIKHKKRRSRARLHTVLVAACFRFVKPRVPDGISLRNFGIQVATYASISDIVVYSPRGATRAATELARRIKLAVERKAEERWVRMRSANKITNEEEGPGAEGEIGYGTGLLAYNVFVVTDSFDVFERQYPHLVAVNLKGRDLNRIDFFAREKEEMRDLTKASEIAEGVWLGNTQDVPIPPMYAHDPNTWPVPYPDPFDSTGNPDGYDICIECHEQAGFVTPAQLHQAEQHLTNLDACWEERVRGVTGAGDNAAFGVFGASPSSTPIPHRPPPNPSSIIHMAFPASPTCSQATIAQLLPFIAFLQRVAHAQPRPAKILIHSGDGYTESSVLALCYIMLERQISLPEAYLDLQCTRDRSFFVYPSDVGVLRRVEARLGLEGRSDREEGSAAGRWRWGSAGTWRSGSISSSSSANSFFGQRERSGSRGSTPDVTPVAASTPRKTRARASTSPLLPAIVDHQTWFNDARFDGSFPSRVLPFLYLGNLAHAGNVHMLHALGITHVVSVGECALVPGQAGGLWTEEREGRISVLDIKGVCDDGIDSLRTEIGPVVEWIDRARASGGSVLVHCRVGVSRSATITIAYVMKHLEVGLVDAYLMVRSRRLSVLIQPNMRLLYNLCGWEIQLAKERAKEGAVPPGKGRQLTWPFLAREVASLNERYLS